A single window of Zea mays cultivar B73 chromosome 10, Zm-B73-REFERENCE-NAM-5.0, whole genome shotgun sequence DNA harbors:
- the LOC103641652 gene encoding uncharacterized protein, producing the protein MPSSKKRNLDDSPGKVLKKVVTKRRKAVPPPRQKLNVRCNPQDVLVSIQILNDRQQQAIARRGFSSILDMRLDALGSRSHLAWLMEKLDPNDMTIRAGPGKELKITKDTVHLILGLPNAGGGTALGIDEAVVANNLRAELGLSKEDFGVVVPYCQLGNNEP; encoded by the exons ATGCCATCATCCAAGAAGCGTAACTTGGACGACAGCCCTGGGAAAGTTTTGAAGAAGGTAGTCACTAAGCGGCGGAAAGCAGTGCCCCCACCCCGACAG AAGCTGAACGTCAGATGCAACCCCCAAGATGTGTTAGTAAGCATACAGATATTAAATGACAGACAGCAACAAGCAATTGCACGTAGGGGATTTTCTAGTATTCTTGATATGAGACTGGATGCACTCGGCAGCAGATCACACTTAGCTTGGCTGATGGAAAAGCTCGACCCCAATGACATGACAATTCGAGCTGGCCCTGGAAAGGAGCTGAAAATAACAAAGGATACGGTGCACCTAATTTTGGGTTTACCCAATGCTGGGGGAGGAACTGCATTGGGCATCGATGAAGCTGTTGTTGCCAACAATTTGAGAGCTGAACTTGGGCTATCGAAAGAAGATTTTGGG GTTGTTGTTCCCTACTGCCAGCTGGGGAATAACGAACCATGA
- the LOC103641653 gene encoding uncharacterized protein encodes MDRFHQIDWCQLIFNDLCQAAKKWHNRSVTNVSTTIYGCSIVILLYYLDHLHDSAAPLNKRGTPRIKYFDRNIIQALTRADKGKIRKGEEAFGHCSFRSSSETCYTDVPPVHAQFKA; translated from the exons ATGGATCGTTTCCACCAGATTGACTGGTGTCAGCTTATTTTCAATGATTTATGCCAAGCTGCCAAGAAGTGGCATAACAGGAGCGTTACGAACGTTTCTACAACCATCTATGGATGTTCCATCGTTATTCTT ctgtattatttggatcatttGCATGACTCAGCGGCACCCCTGAACAAACGTGGAACACCACGAATCAAATACTTTGATAGGAATATTATTCAAGCCCTGACAAGAGCTGACAAGGGCAAGATACGCAAAGGAGAAGAAGCATTTGGACATTGCTCG TTCCGAAGCTCCTCAGAGACCTGCTACACAGATGTACCACCCGTTCATGCACAATTCAAGGCATGA
- the LOC103641654 gene encoding uncharacterized protein: MGFIEKLSHFDAEVGKACSVIKQNLQQIVEKQFNLSDVFGELIDEVLRAEAGDNEDAYDVQKTTSKSDDILPQTAEGCTCPAPPTVPDMSTPVSQLDTQFTDTQGKHGDGGKNMPTNTNVTPKATPHMDPDAPIFDATPQIKSTGGVQQVAETDLPDIGPCFDQTPSEHVYVETDPATNTPQVGQASLDSEMQTVLALREYLCGLQSDTRRYEVHT, encoded by the exons ATGGGTTTCATAGAGAAGCTGTCACATTTTGATGCGGAGGTTGGTAAGGCGTGTTCAGTTATTAAACAGAATCTTCAGCAGAttgttgagaaacaattcaatctATCTGATGTTTTTGGCGAGTTAATTGATGAGGTCCTCCGTGCCGAGGCGGGTGACAACGAAGATGCTTATGATGTGCAGAAAACCACATCAAAATCAGATGATATTCTTCCCCAGACAGCTG AAGGATGTACGTGTCCGGCCCCCCCAACTGTACCCGATATGTCTACTCCAGTTTCTCAGCTGGATACGCAGTTTACAGACACACAG GGTAAACATGGTGACGGTGGCAAGAACATGCCGACCAATACAAACGTCACTCCTAAAGCAACACCACACATGGATCCTGACGCGCCGATATTTGATGCGACACCGCAAATCAAG TCTACTGGCGGCGTACAACAAGTGGCAGAAACAGACTTGCCTGACATTGGTCCATGCtttgatcagactccatctgaACAT GTTTATGTTGAAACCGATCCAGCTACAAACACTCCACAGGTTGGCCAGGCTTCTCTTGATTCGGAGATGCAAACTGTGTTAGCTCTACGCGAATATTTGTGTGGTCTGCAATCTGACACCCGCAGGTACGAAGTTCATACTTAA
- the LOC103642751 gene encoding uncharacterized protein, with protein sequence MQCFIQCVIHDAKNQQTSMSSNSLVLDVNVGSILNFEEQERHSRNPQPFDESVLHTLLDNSLPETDELDQCKAIMVPMVSRGHWTLYVVNKVKKCIHILDSNPYGPTLGGTTWKDYHFAHLGWIK encoded by the exons ATGCAGTGTTTCATCCAATGTGTTATTCATGATGCAAAAAATCAGCAGACTTCCATGAGTTCAAACAGTTTGGTTCTTGATGTTAATGTTGGG TCAATACTCAACTTTGAGGAACAGGAACGACACAGTCGCAATCCTCAACCTTTTGATGAATCTGTACTCCACACACTTCTAGACAATTCATTGCCTGAGACAGATGAGTTGGACCAATGCAAAGCG ATCATGGTCCCCATGGTAAGCAGGGGGCATTGGACATTGTATGTTGTCAACAAGGTCAAGAAGTGCATTCATATTTTAGATTCCAACCCATATGGACCAACACTTGGTGGAACTACATGGAAGGACTATCATTTTGCACATTTGGG CTGGATCAAATGA